The following proteins come from a genomic window of Halorussus halophilus:
- a CDS encoding DUF5808 domain-containing protein, whose protein sequence is MDDKPSSGTLFGMPYNFERPSIGRMLSAYWQPGEGMLVEKPFGIGYTLNLASWRSWVVLLVVGALFWQERQGKEEEVAEAGPVEVVVDDD, encoded by the coding sequence ATGGACGACAAACCTAGCAGCGGGACGCTGTTCGGCATGCCGTACAACTTCGAACGACCGAGCATCGGCCGGATGCTCTCTGCGTACTGGCAACCCGGCGAGGGAATGCTGGTCGAGAAGCCCTTCGGCATCGGCTACACGCTCAACCTCGCGAGTTGGCGCTCGTGGGTCGTACTACTCGTCGTGGGCGCGCTGTTCTGGCAGGAGCGACAGGGCAAAGAGGAAGAGGTCGCAGAAGCGGGACCGGTCGAAGTCGTCGTGGACGACGACTGA
- the pan2 gene encoding proteasome-activating nucleotidase Pan2, with the protein MSRSPPLPDQPTLELDPEMTDRERLAALRDHFADILEVNETLEDRLEEARERRDDLETEVDQLERENETLKTTSLYVATAEEVTDDGVIIKQHGNNQEVLTEVSPRLREEIESGDRVAVNDSFTVQTILQAEKDARAQAMEVDASPEVTYEDIGGIEEQITEVREAVEEPLENPEQFATVGIDPPSGVLLYGPPGTGKTMLAKAVANHTDATFIKMAGSELVQKFIGEGAKLVRDLFELAGQEEPAIIFIDEIDAVASKRTDSKTSGDAEVQRTMMQLLSEMDGFEDRGEIRIIAATNRFDMLDRAILRPGRFDRLIEVPEPNQEGREKIFEIHTRGMNLADEVDFADLADKTAGFSGAEIESLTTEAGMFAIRDERTEVETQDFEEALGKMEKDDAETGIVTEGSLPSYAY; encoded by the coding sequence TGGAGGTGAACGAGACCCTCGAAGACCGTCTCGAAGAGGCCCGCGAGCGTCGTGACGACCTCGAAACCGAAGTCGACCAACTCGAACGCGAGAACGAGACGCTGAAGACGACGTCGCTGTACGTCGCCACCGCCGAAGAGGTGACCGACGACGGCGTCATCATCAAACAGCACGGCAACAACCAAGAAGTGCTGACCGAAGTCTCGCCGCGTCTGCGCGAGGAAATCGAGTCGGGCGACCGCGTGGCGGTCAACGACTCCTTTACCGTCCAGACGATTCTGCAAGCCGAGAAGGACGCCCGCGCACAGGCGATGGAAGTGGACGCCTCGCCGGAGGTCACCTACGAGGACATCGGCGGCATCGAAGAGCAGATTACCGAAGTTCGGGAAGCGGTCGAAGAACCGCTAGAGAATCCCGAGCAGTTCGCGACGGTCGGCATCGACCCGCCGAGCGGCGTCCTGCTGTACGGTCCGCCGGGCACGGGCAAGACGATGCTGGCGAAGGCCGTCGCCAACCACACCGACGCGACCTTCATCAAGATGGCTGGCTCGGAACTCGTCCAGAAGTTCATCGGCGAGGGTGCGAAGCTAGTCCGCGACCTCTTCGAACTCGCTGGACAGGAGGAACCGGCCATCATCTTCATCGACGAAATCGACGCCGTCGCGTCGAAGCGTACCGACTCGAAGACTTCCGGCGACGCCGAAGTCCAACGGACGATGATGCAGTTGCTCTCGGAGATGGACGGCTTCGAGGACCGCGGCGAGATTCGCATCATCGCGGCGACCAACCGCTTCGACATGCTCGACCGCGCGATTCTACGCCCGGGCCGCTTCGACCGACTCATCGAAGTGCCCGAACCGAACCAGGAAGGTCGCGAGAAGATCTTCGAAATCCACACCCGCGGCATGAACCTCGCCGACGAAGTGGACTTCGCGGACCTCGCCGACAAGACAGCGGGCTTCAGCGGCGCGGAGATAGAGAGTCTCACGACGGAGGCTGGCATGTTCGCCATCCGCGACGAGCGCACCGAAGTCGAGACCCAAGACTTCGAGGAAGCACTCGGCAAGATGGAGAAAGACGACGCCGAGACGGGCATCGTCACCGAAGGGTCGCTCCCGAGTTACGCCTACTGA